The proteins below come from a single Candidatus Woesearchaeota archaeon genomic window:
- the msrA gene encoding peptide-methionine (S)-S-oxide reductase: MLATFAGGCFWCTAEAYSEKPGVLSVVSGYAGGTVEHPTYEEVSTGTTGHREAIQITYDPKQISYEGLLDVYWRSIDPLDEEGQFNDRGFQYTTAIFYHDDEQKRKAERSKKEWEKRLGKRIATKIEPYKNFYAAEEYHQEYHKKNPLRYKLYKVGSGRAAFFKKKFSSE; encoded by the coding sequence ATGTTAGCAACGTTTGCAGGCGGATGTTTTTGGTGCACTGCTGAAGCGTATAGTGAAAAGCCAGGAGTTCTAAGCGTAGTTTCCGGCTATGCTGGAGGAACCGTTGAGCATCCAACATATGAAGAAGTTTCAACAGGAACTACAGGACATCGAGAAGCAATACAAATAACCTATGACCCCAAACAAATTTCTTATGAAGGGCTTCTTGATGTGTATTGGCGATCAATAGATCCTCTTGATGAAGAAGGTCAATTCAACGATAGAGGATTTCAATACACCACAGCAATATTCTACCATGATGATGAGCAGAAAAGAAAGGCAGAGAGATCCAAAAAGGAGTGGGAGAAGAGACTAGGCAAGAGAATAGCGACGAAAATAGAACCTTACAAAAACTTTTACGCAGCAGAAGAGTACCACCAAGAATATCACAAGAAGAACCCTCTGAGGTACAAGCTGTATAAGGTAGGTTCGGGAAGAGCTGCGTTTTTTAAGAAGAAATTCTCGTCGGAATAA